A stretch of the Xyrauchen texanus isolate HMW12.3.18 chromosome 20, RBS_HiC_50CHRs, whole genome shotgun sequence genome encodes the following:
- the LOC127660859 gene encoding galectin-3-like produces MADFSLADAIPDDVSGVSSKTSHTHPSAPGNGAPPPTNPGWPGMAPGGPNFPSSGGPSQPSAPSGFPQSGPSAPGPFPSSPGAPGQFPAAPGGYPPGPGVPGQFPSNPGAPGQFPPMPGQFQPGGAPMPYPVPGQFPSPPGAPQGPYPNVPYQPGIPGPGMYGPGGPGAFPPDGGPGYGGGVFPPIPVGSWGPHGGGFPPQPGPPGGFGPGPMGPYGGPAAPGGMLPVPYDLPLHAGVMPCFLITIVGEPVPGGNRFHVDFMRGPDVVFHFNPRFHEHTIVRNSNLGGCWGPEEREGGFPFVQGRQFELKILVETDGFKVAVDGVHVLEYEHRTGGMEDVTNLHIEGDVILFSVAPSMI; encoded by the exons ATGGCAGACTTTTCG CTTGCTGATGCTATCCCGGATGATGTTTCTGGTGTATCATCAAAAACTAGTCACACACATCCATCAGCTCCTGGAAATGGGGCCCCACCCCCCACTAATCCTGGGTGGCCTGGTATGGCCCCTGGTGGTCCTAATTTCCCATCCTCAGGAGGTCCTTCCCAACCATCAGCCCCTTCCGGCTTTCCTCAGTCTGGGCCGTCTGCCCCTGGACCCTTCCCCTCCAGCCCAGGAGCCCCGGGCCAGTTTCCTGCTGCCCCAGGTGGATACCCTCCAGGCCCGGGTGTACCTGGACAGTTCCCCTCCAACCCTGGAGCTCCAGGACAGTTCCCCCCAATGCCAGGTCAGTTCCAACCAGGTGGGGCACCCATGCCATACCCAGTTCCTGGACAGTTCCCCTCCCCACCTGGAGCACCACAGGGCCCATACCCAAATGTGCCTTACCAGCCTGGAATACCTGGGCCTGGCATGTACGGTCCAGGAGGCCCTGGAGCCTTTCCCCCAGATGGAGGTCCAGGATATGGAGGAGGAGTGTTTCCCCCAATACCTGTAGGGTCCTGGGGTCCCCATGGAGGGGGCTTCCCTCCTCAGCCCGGCCCGCCAGGAGGCTTTGGTCCTGGACCTATGGGACCATACGGTGGACCAGCTGCTCCAGGTGGAATGCTG CCAGTGCCGTATGATCTTCCGCTGCATGCAGGGGTCATGCCCTGCTTCCTGATCACGATAGTGGGTGAGCCAGTACCAGGAGGAAACAG GTTCCATGTGGATTTTATGAGGGGGCCTGATGTGGTTTTCCATTTCAACCCTCGTTTTCATGAGCACACCATCGTACGGAACTCAAACCTTGGGGGCTGCTGGGGTCCTGAGGAGAGAGAAGGGGGCTTTCCCTTTGTGCAGGGCAGACAGTTTGAG CTAAAGATCCTGGTGGAGACAGATGGGTTTAAGGTGGCTGTGGACGGTGTTCATGTGCTGGAGTACGAGCACAGAACGGGCGGAATGGAGGATGTCACTAACCTGCATATAGAGGGAGATGTTATTCTGTTCAGCGTGGCCCCCAGCATGATCTAA
- the gmfb gene encoding glia maturation factor beta: protein MSESLVVCEVDEDLVKKLRDFRFRKETNNAAIIMKIDKDKQLVILEEEHEDISPEDLKNELPERQPRFVVYSYKYQHDDGRVSYPLCFIFSSPVGCKPEQQMMYAGSKNKLVQTVELTKVFEIRNTEDLTEEWLREKLGFFR, encoded by the exons ATG agtgagtCTTTAGTTGTGTGTGAGGTGGATGAAGATCTGGTGAAAAAGTTGAGGGATTTCCGCTTCAGGAAGGAAACCAACAATGCTGCCATCATCA TGAAGATTGATAAAGACAAACAGCTGGTGATTCTGGAGGAAGAGCATGAG GATATTTCCCCCGAAGACCTGAAGAATGAGCTACCCGAAAGACAGCCCAGAT TTGTAGTCTACAGCTATAAATACCAGCACGATGATGGGAGAGTGTCTTACCCCCTGTGTTTTATCTTCTCCAGTCCTGTtg GATGCAAACCTGAGCAGCAGATGATGTATGCTGGCAGCAAAAACAAACTTGTGCAGACCGTTGAGCTGACCAAG GTGTTTGAGATCAGAAACACTGAAGATCTGACTGAGGAATGGCTCAGAGAGAAACTGGGCTTCTTCCGCTAA